A genomic region of Micromonospora sp. NBRC 110009 contains the following coding sequences:
- a CDS encoding peptidoglycan DD-metalloendopeptidase family protein — protein MNHAWRRAALAATAGAAALTVTSVSLPIGADSAAADPILPLPQPSLSVSVSLPPVKPPSITLPSVTVSPLRPPILTRPSPTPSGSPTGSRPSTPASPAAPRSTTAPDSPAAPAIDPDSAATVITDDPGADLYPQPPVDAAVTPQARQVAALTEVQHRIQYLQNILARTRDDLDRVQREPDPVLQLLTALTAGGAPGDPPPIAVADAADLVDTPTGRAAALSAAITSGQAELGRRQREETTLRQEIDRRARSAVVPAAAPNHEETTRGGGRLGRPVAGRLTSGYGVRFDPYYHVWQRHPGVDLAAPAGTPIVAAMDGRVTRAGWYGGYGNYTCIDHGRADGQRLSTCYGHQSRLLVSPGQRVRAGQVIGLVGSTGASTGPHLHFEVRLGGRAVDPLPWL, from the coding sequence ATGAACCACGCGTGGCGACGGGCGGCGCTGGCGGCGACCGCCGGGGCGGCGGCCCTGACCGTGACGTCGGTGAGCCTGCCGATCGGGGCGGACAGCGCCGCGGCCGACCCGATCCTGCCCCTTCCCCAGCCCAGCCTGTCAGTGTCCGTGTCGCTGCCGCCGGTGAAACCGCCGTCGATCACGCTGCCCTCCGTCACGGTCTCGCCGCTCCGGCCGCCGATCCTGACCCGCCCCTCCCCCACGCCGAGCGGCTCGCCCACCGGGTCGCGCCCCAGCACACCGGCGTCACCCGCCGCGCCCCGGTCCACCACCGCCCCGGACTCCCCCGCCGCCCCGGCCATCGACCCGGACAGCGCCGCCACCGTCATCACCGACGACCCGGGTGCCGACCTGTATCCCCAACCACCGGTCGACGCCGCCGTCACGCCCCAGGCCCGGCAGGTCGCCGCGCTGACCGAGGTCCAGCACCGGATCCAGTACCTGCAGAACATCCTCGCCCGCACCCGCGACGACCTGGACCGGGTGCAGCGCGAACCGGACCCGGTGCTGCAGCTGCTGACCGCGCTGACGGCGGGCGGGGCTCCGGGCGACCCGCCGCCCATCGCCGTGGCGGACGCGGCGGACCTGGTCGACACCCCCACCGGCCGCGCCGCCGCCCTGTCCGCCGCGATCACCTCCGGCCAGGCCGAACTCGGCCGCCGCCAGCGGGAAGAGACGACCCTCCGGCAGGAGATCGACCGGCGCGCCCGCTCCGCCGTGGTCCCGGCCGCGGCACCGAACCACGAGGAGACCACCAGGGGCGGCGGCCGGCTGGGCCGGCCGGTGGCCGGCCGCCTCACCAGCGGGTACGGCGTCCGGTTCGATCCCTACTACCACGTCTGGCAGCGGCATCCCGGCGTGGACCTCGCCGCCCCGGCCGGCACGCCGATCGTCGCCGCGATGGACGGCCGGGTCACCCGCGCCGGCTGGTACGGCGGCTACGGCAACTACACCTGCATCGACCACGGCAGGGCGGACGGGCAGCGGCTCTCCACCTGCTACGGCCACCAGTCCCGCCTGCTGGTGTCGCCCGGTCAGCGGGTCCGTGCCGGGCAGGTGATCGGCCTGGTCGGCTCCACCGGCGCGTCGACCGGTCCCCACCTGCACTTCGAGGTGCGGCTCGGCGGCCGGGCCGTGGACCCGCTGCCCTGGCTCTGA
- a CDS encoding SRPBCC family protein, protein MDYSETITTPAGLDHAWAALTDVTSYPRWTASMSTVEPLDGPVLQPGNRFRVRQPGLPTVVWRICEVVPGSSFAWESHAPGVHTVAHHRLDRDPDGTTRISIGIRQNGALAWLVALLTAARTRRYLRLEAAGLKAAAEADAGAAAGDGAASTGGR, encoded by the coding sequence ATGGACTACTCGGAGACGATCACCACCCCGGCGGGGCTCGATCACGCCTGGGCCGCGCTGACGGACGTGACGAGCTATCCCCGGTGGACGGCCTCGATGTCGACGGTGGAGCCGCTCGACGGCCCGGTTCTGCAGCCGGGCAACCGGTTCCGCGTCCGGCAGCCCGGCCTGCCGACGGTCGTGTGGCGGATCTGCGAGGTGGTGCCGGGCAGCTCGTTCGCCTGGGAATCACACGCTCCCGGCGTGCACACGGTTGCCCACCACCGGCTCGACCGCGACCCGGACGGTACGACCCGGATCAGCATCGGCATCCGGCAGAACGGTGCCCTCGCCTGGCTGGTCGCGCTGCTGACCGCAGCTCGGACCCGGCGGTACCTGCGGCTGGAGGCGGCCGGGCTGAAGGCGGCCGCCGAGGCGGATGCCGGCGCGGCGGCGGGCGACGGCGCGGCGTCCACCGGTGGCCGGTGA
- a CDS encoding VOC family protein, protein MADRPRLTLAATVLDSPDAQELAAFYERLLGWARHEDEPDWVVLRASDGHGALSFQTEPAYVRPVWPAGPGEPQMMAHLDISVDDLESASAHAVAAGATVADFQPQADVRVHLDPAGHPFCLFT, encoded by the coding sequence ATGGCAGACCGACCACGACTGACCCTGGCCGCCACCGTGCTGGACTCGCCCGACGCGCAGGAACTCGCCGCGTTCTACGAGCGCCTGCTCGGCTGGGCCCGGCACGAGGACGAGCCGGACTGGGTGGTGCTGCGCGCGTCGGACGGCCACGGGGCGCTGTCCTTCCAGACCGAGCCCGCGTACGTGCGCCCGGTCTGGCCCGCCGGCCCGGGGGAGCCGCAGATGATGGCCCACCTCGACATCAGCGTCGACGACCTGGAATCGGCGTCGGCCCACGCGGTGGCCGCCGGCGCGACGGTGGCGGACTTCCAGCCCCAGGCCGACGTGCGGGTGCACCTCGATCCGGCCGGTCACCCGTTCTGCCTCTTCACCTGA
- a CDS encoding FAD-dependent monooxygenase: protein MDAVEVLVVGAGPTGLAMARQLAALGVWTRVVDRALDRVRESRALAVQPRTLEVLAGLGVTDELVSRGNPAVRLCLHTRGRQRTVPLFDLGLPDTAYPYLLLLSQAETERILGEHLATAGITVERGVELVGLDRTGDGAVATLRHRDGGAERVSARYVVGCDGAHSTVRHLAGIGFQGAAYPQTFVLADVEADGVGVGAAHAFLAERGMFLLFPLGRPATWRVVAVRPRTDRTPPDAPVTLSGLQALADGYTGATVRLHDPVWMTNFRLHHRAATRYRSGPLFLAGDAAHIHSPAGGQGMNTGIQDAVNLGWKLAHALRGDADPLLLESYEAERAPVGRMVLRFTDRAFTVATATNPLVRFARSRIAPAVIPAVLAPRFVRSIAFRTIAELAIRYRRSPLSMEGPGAPRRGPRAGDRLPDVPLSPGGDRPTLHRLTAAPGWHLLLCGPPGAWPDPLTAALDRYAVSVHRLTAPASGVDPVPALRRLGVARGAAALYLVRPDGHVGYRSGGGEVTGLLAYLERWLGAR from the coding sequence ATGGACGCGGTCGAGGTGCTGGTGGTCGGGGCCGGGCCGACCGGGCTCGCCATGGCCAGGCAGTTGGCCGCGTTGGGGGTCTGGACCCGCGTGGTCGACCGGGCGCTGGACCGGGTGCGCGAGTCGCGCGCGCTGGCTGTCCAGCCGCGCACCCTGGAGGTCCTCGCCGGGCTCGGCGTGACCGACGAGTTGGTCTCCCGGGGCAATCCCGCGGTGCGGCTGTGCCTGCACACCCGGGGCCGCCAGCGGACGGTGCCGCTGTTCGACCTCGGTCTGCCCGACACCGCGTACCCGTATCTGCTTCTGCTGTCCCAGGCGGAGACCGAACGGATCCTGGGCGAGCACCTGGCGACGGCGGGGATCACCGTCGAGCGGGGCGTCGAGCTGGTCGGGCTGGACCGGACCGGGGACGGGGCGGTGGCGACGCTGCGGCACCGGGACGGCGGTGCGGAACGGGTGTCAGCCCGGTACGTGGTGGGCTGCGACGGTGCGCACAGCACCGTCCGCCACCTGGCCGGGATCGGGTTCCAGGGTGCCGCGTACCCGCAGACGTTCGTCCTGGCCGACGTCGAGGCCGACGGCGTGGGCGTCGGCGCGGCGCACGCGTTCCTCGCCGAGCGGGGGATGTTCCTCCTCTTCCCGCTCGGCCGCCCGGCCACCTGGCGGGTGGTGGCCGTGCGACCACGCACCGACCGGACTCCACCGGACGCCCCGGTCACCCTCAGCGGGTTGCAGGCCCTCGCCGACGGCTACACCGGCGCGACGGTGCGACTGCACGACCCGGTCTGGATGACCAACTTCCGGCTGCACCACCGCGCTGCCACCCGCTACCGCTCCGGGCCGCTGTTCCTGGCCGGCGACGCCGCACACATCCACAGCCCCGCCGGGGGGCAGGGCATGAACACCGGCATCCAGGACGCGGTCAACCTCGGGTGGAAGTTGGCCCACGCGCTGCGGGGCGACGCCGACCCGCTGCTGCTGGAGAGCTACGAGGCGGAGCGGGCGCCGGTCGGCCGGATGGTCCTGCGCTTCACGGATCGGGCGTTCACCGTCGCCACCGCCACCAATCCGCTCGTGCGCTTCGCCCGTTCCCGGATCGCCCCCGCGGTGATCCCCGCGGTGCTCGCCCCGCGGTTCGTCCGGTCCATCGCCTTCCGCACGATCGCGGAGTTGGCCATCCGCTACCGCAGGAGCCCGCTGTCGATGGAGGGACCGGGTGCGCCGCGCAGGGGTCCGCGAGCCGGCGACCGGCTACCCGACGTTCCACTGTCGCCCGGCGGGGACCGGCCGACCCTGCACCGGCTCACGGCTGCGCCCGGCTGGCATCTGCTGCTGTGCGGGCCGCCGGGCGCCTGGCCGGACCCGTTGACCGCCGCGCTCGACCGGTACGCGGTCAGCGTGCACCGGCTGACCGCACCCGCCTCCGGGGTGGACCCGGTCCCGGCGCTGCGTCGGCTCGGCGTCGCCCGAGGAGCCGCGGCGCTGTATCTCGTGCGGCCGGACGGGCACGTCGGCTACCGAAGCGGCGGAGGTGAGGTGACCGGGCTGCTGGCCTACCTCGAGCGGTGGCTCGGTGCGCGATGA
- a CDS encoding TetR/AcrR family transcriptional regulator yields MAGDAREALLDRCVDALKEGGFSQLSLREIASATGTSHRMLIYHFGSREGLLAEVVRRIEAEQRAALAALAAGSDDPVEVSGRFWRRLADPALAPAERLFFEIYAHALFGRSWTESFRASVIAAWAAPVEEMFGQLGYDPTEARRRARLALAATRGLLLDLLITGDREILDGAADLFARLITAPPAPKA; encoded by the coding sequence GTGGCCGGTGACGCCCGCGAGGCGCTGCTCGACCGGTGCGTCGACGCCCTGAAGGAGGGCGGGTTCAGCCAGCTCAGCCTCCGCGAGATCGCCTCCGCCACGGGCACCAGCCACCGCATGCTGATCTACCACTTCGGCAGCCGGGAAGGCCTGCTCGCGGAGGTCGTCCGGCGGATCGAGGCCGAGCAGCGCGCCGCGCTCGCCGCGCTGGCCGCCGGCAGCGATGATCCGGTCGAGGTGAGCGGGCGCTTCTGGCGGCGCCTGGCCGACCCGGCGTTGGCCCCGGCGGAACGTTTGTTCTTCGAGATCTACGCGCACGCCCTGTTCGGCCGGTCCTGGACCGAGTCGTTCCGCGCCTCGGTCATCGCCGCGTGGGCGGCCCCTGTCGAGGAGATGTTCGGCCAGCTCGGGTACGACCCGACCGAGGCCCGCCGACGCGCCCGGTTGGCCCTCGCCGCGACCCGTGGCCTGCTGCTGGATCTGCTGATCACCGGCGACCGGGAGATCCTCGACGGCGCCGCCGACCTGTTCGCCCGGCTCATCACGGCACCACCCGCACCGAAGGCGTGA
- a CDS encoding LacI family DNA-binding transcriptional regulator, whose amino-acid sequence MSQDADPTTTPYRPRPTLHDVAAMAGVSIKTVSRVVNGESGVTEAKVAAVRKAIHQLDYRPNVSAGALRRANRRTSAIGMVLEDLANPFSSALLRAVEDVANQRQVLILAGSGDEDQDRERALVRAFSERRVDGLIIAPVGEDQGYLRTEMEAGTPLVFVDRLPQGLLADSVLSDNEGGARAAVHHLADAGHRHVAYLGDLQIIPTAQQRFAGYHRACLERGLPWTPSHHLHDLHTVDEATEATIRLLGSDEPPTALFASQNLVTIGAIAALQQLGLEESVALVGFDDFPMADLLKPRVSVIAQDPFQIGRVAAELLFQRLDGDLGGPRRLVLPTTTIPRGSGEIPPRTRR is encoded by the coding sequence ATGAGCCAAGACGCCGATCCGACCACCACGCCCTACCGGCCACGACCCACCCTGCACGACGTCGCAGCGATGGCGGGCGTCAGCATCAAGACCGTCTCCCGCGTCGTCAACGGCGAGAGCGGCGTGACGGAAGCCAAGGTCGCGGCGGTTCGCAAGGCGATCCACCAGTTGGACTACCGGCCGAACGTCTCGGCCGGCGCGCTGCGACGGGCGAACCGCCGGACGTCGGCCATCGGCATGGTTCTCGAGGATCTCGCCAACCCGTTCTCCAGCGCCCTGCTCCGCGCGGTCGAGGACGTCGCCAACCAGCGGCAGGTGCTGATCCTCGCCGGAAGCGGCGACGAGGACCAGGACCGCGAGCGCGCCCTGGTCCGCGCGTTCAGCGAGCGCCGCGTGGACGGCCTGATCATCGCGCCGGTCGGCGAGGACCAGGGCTACCTGCGGACCGAGATGGAGGCCGGCACGCCGCTCGTCTTCGTGGACCGGTTGCCGCAGGGACTGCTCGCCGACAGCGTCCTGTCCGACAACGAGGGCGGCGCCCGGGCCGCCGTCCACCACCTCGCCGACGCCGGCCACCGCCACGTCGCCTACCTCGGCGATCTCCAGATCATCCCCACCGCCCAGCAGCGGTTCGCCGGATACCATCGCGCCTGCCTGGAGCGCGGCCTGCCCTGGACGCCGTCCCACCACCTGCACGACCTGCACACCGTGGACGAGGCGACCGAGGCGACGATCAGACTGTTGGGCTCCGACGAGCCGCCCACCGCGCTGTTCGCCAGCCAGAACCTCGTGACCATCGGTGCCATCGCAGCCCTCCAGCAGCTCGGGCTCGAGGAATCCGTGGCACTCGTCGGCTTCGACGACTTCCCGATGGCCGACCTGCTCAAGCCGCGGGTCAGCGTCATCGCCCAGGACCCGTTCCAGATCGGCCGGGTCGCGGCGGAACTGCTGTTCCAGCGGCTCGACGGCGACCTCGGCGGGCCCCGCCGGCTGGTGCTGCCGACGACCACCATCCCGCGCGGCTCCGGGGAGATCCCACCCCGGACGCGCCGCTGA
- a CDS encoding glycoside hydrolase family 32 protein, whose product MKVRYAAMAAATVLAAAVGLAGVTVHPVSAGTQQDYPEFPYPVTNYQEDNRGQYHFSARGGWINDVNAPLYYHGVYHLYYQHNPHGLQWDTMHWGHATSTDLVHWKQKPIALEPGVHPGNLWSGGGVVDTKNVSGLKNGDEDPIVVYSGTNGVTVFYSTDGGYTFKTYDGGRPVAVPQGTSRDPKVFWDEASGRWGMVVWSDHGGNGVDFYTSDNLLSWTFASRYRADWLFECPNMVPMPLDGDPANLRWVLSDAGGEYVVGTFDGTTFTTDRAQPRQLNHGDTSAGGSYYAGLNFANMPDDRIVSMAWQPGNSGSIWTGNLTFPVEMRLATVDGAPQVLSTPIDEIDGLRTATRTWTGRTLNGTQARALLAGVRADTYELEASFRVPDREVSRFGFRLGTGRDGWYDHEVSYDPATGTLNGVPMPPVNGVVTLRLLVDRGQLEIFGNDGRFYQSLNVNFDSLPGDDTLELFADGKVHLDRLTFHELGSIWGGESTLVDNLGGQWYADSGLWSDTSGGKKGTSGGDAFYLNTRTGDDFTYEADVRLDSGIAAALTFRANRDATRHYTANVDSAAKVVKLWRPGRDIATYPLDVKLGRTYHLKVVADGSRLRVYLDGGTTPVIDAVDDTIPGGQFGMNVFNGTGVIQNVRVGPVD is encoded by the coding sequence ATGAAAGTTCGATACGCGGCGATGGCAGCGGCGACGGTCCTGGCGGCCGCCGTCGGCCTCGCCGGCGTGACGGTCCACCCGGTGTCCGCCGGCACGCAGCAGGACTACCCGGAGTTCCCCTACCCCGTCACCAACTACCAGGAGGACAACCGCGGGCAGTACCACTTCAGTGCCCGTGGCGGCTGGATCAACGATGTCAACGCGCCGCTGTACTACCACGGCGTCTACCACCTGTACTACCAGCACAATCCGCACGGCCTCCAGTGGGACACCATGCACTGGGGACACGCTACCAGCACCGACCTGGTGCACTGGAAGCAGAAGCCGATCGCCCTCGAGCCGGGCGTGCACCCGGGCAACCTCTGGTCCGGCGGCGGGGTCGTCGACACGAAGAACGTCAGCGGCCTGAAGAACGGCGACGAGGACCCGATCGTCGTCTACTCCGGCACAAACGGCGTCACGGTGTTCTACTCCACCGACGGCGGCTACACGTTCAAGACCTACGACGGTGGCCGGCCGGTGGCGGTGCCGCAGGGCACCAGCCGCGATCCGAAGGTCTTCTGGGACGAGGCGTCCGGCCGGTGGGGCATGGTCGTCTGGTCCGACCACGGCGGCAACGGCGTCGACTTCTACACCTCGGACAACCTGCTCAGCTGGACGTTCGCCTCGCGCTACCGGGCGGACTGGCTGTTCGAGTGCCCGAACATGGTGCCGATGCCGCTGGACGGCGATCCGGCGAACCTGCGGTGGGTGCTCAGCGATGCCGGCGGCGAGTACGTGGTCGGCACCTTCGACGGGACAACCTTCACCACCGACCGGGCGCAGCCACGGCAGCTCAACCACGGCGACACCTCGGCCGGGGGCAGCTACTACGCCGGCCTGAACTTCGCCAACATGCCCGACGACCGGATCGTGTCGATGGCGTGGCAGCCCGGCAACTCGGGCAGCATCTGGACCGGCAACCTCACCTTCCCGGTGGAGATGCGCCTGGCCACGGTGGACGGCGCGCCGCAGGTGCTCAGTACGCCGATCGACGAGATCGACGGCCTGCGCACGGCCACCCGCACCTGGACCGGTCGCACGCTCAACGGCACGCAGGCCCGCGCCCTGCTGGCCGGCGTCCGGGCGGACACCTACGAACTCGAGGCCAGCTTCCGGGTCCCGGACCGCGAGGTGTCCCGGTTCGGCTTCCGGCTCGGGACGGGCCGCGACGGCTGGTACGACCACGAGGTCAGCTACGATCCGGCGACCGGAACGCTCAACGGCGTACCGATGCCCCCGGTCAACGGCGTGGTCACCCTCCGGCTGCTCGTCGACCGGGGCCAGCTGGAGATCTTCGGCAACGACGGCCGGTTCTACCAGAGCCTCAACGTCAACTTCGACAGCCTGCCCGGTGACGACACCCTCGAACTGTTCGCCGACGGCAAGGTCCACCTGGACCGGCTGACCTTCCACGAACTCGGCTCGATCTGGGGCGGCGAGTCCACGCTCGTGGACAACCTGGGCGGCCAGTGGTACGCCGATTCAGGACTGTGGTCCGACACCTCCGGCGGCAAGAAGGGCACCAGTGGCGGCGACGCCTTCTACCTGAACACCAGGACCGGCGACGACTTCACCTACGAGGCCGACGTCCGACTGGACTCGGGGATCGCCGCGGCCCTCACCTTCCGCGCCAACCGCGACGCCACCCGGCACTACACGGCGAACGTCGACTCGGCGGCGAAGGTGGTCAAGCTCTGGCGACCCGGCCGCGACATCGCGACCTACCCGCTCGACGTCAAGCTGGGCCGCACGTACCACCTCAAGGTGGTGGCCGACGGCTCCCGGCTGCGGGTCTACCTCGACGGCGGCACCACGCCGGTGATCGACGCCGTCGACGACACGATCCCCGGCGGCCAGTTCGGGATGAACGTCTTCAACGGCACCGGAGTCATCCAGAACGTCCGGGTCGGGCCGGTGGACTGA
- a CDS encoding nicotinate phosphoribosyltransferase, whose amino-acid sequence MTGLRTDLYELRMAASYLRRGMTEPATFSLFVRRLPHRRGFLVAAGLAEALAFLEGFAFDDDELGYLREVVGLDQPTLAALAGLRFTGDVWAVPEGRVVFADEPLLEVTAPIAEAQLVETGVLNLITFHTTVATKAARCRLAAGDAQLIDFAFRRTHGIEAGAGVARASAIAGFAATSHVEAARRYGLNPSGTMAHSYVEAFPDERAAFRAFAADFPTNPIFLVDTYDTPAGVRAAVDVITELGLTGPMAVRLDSGDLAALARESRAILDEAGLRQAKIVASGSLDEDLIAALVAQGAPIDGYGVGTKMGVSYDAPSLDSAYKLVAYGDRPVLKLSPGKATLPGPKQVFRAPAGAGGDLVGLRDESPPAERERLLVPVMRGGRRKESADPAGEVRAARDRFDADLAWLPEAARRLADPTPVAVTVTPSLSALHDRVKGQLGGGAGY is encoded by the coding sequence ATGACTGGACTGCGTACCGACCTGTACGAGCTGCGGATGGCGGCCAGCTACCTGCGTCGCGGCATGACCGAGCCGGCCACGTTCAGCCTCTTCGTCCGCCGCCTGCCGCACCGGCGGGGCTTCCTGGTCGCGGCCGGGCTGGCCGAGGCGCTGGCCTTCCTGGAGGGCTTCGCGTTCGACGACGACGAGCTGGGCTACCTGCGCGAGGTCGTCGGGCTCGACCAGCCGACCCTGGCGGCGCTCGCCGGGCTGCGGTTCACCGGCGACGTGTGGGCCGTACCGGAGGGGCGAGTGGTCTTCGCCGACGAGCCGTTGCTGGAGGTGACCGCGCCCATCGCGGAGGCGCAGCTGGTGGAGACCGGGGTGCTGAACCTGATCACCTTCCACACCACGGTGGCCACCAAGGCCGCCCGCTGCCGGCTCGCCGCCGGCGACGCGCAGCTGATCGACTTCGCGTTCCGTCGCACCCACGGCATCGAAGCCGGGGCGGGTGTGGCGCGGGCGTCGGCCATCGCCGGCTTCGCCGCGACCAGCCACGTCGAGGCCGCCCGGCGGTACGGGCTCAACCCGTCGGGGACGATGGCCCACTCGTACGTCGAGGCGTTCCCGGACGAGCGGGCCGCGTTCCGCGCCTTCGCCGCCGACTTCCCGACGAACCCGATTTTTCTGGTCGACACCTACGACACGCCCGCCGGCGTGCGGGCCGCCGTCGACGTCATCACCGAACTCGGGCTGACCGGCCCGATGGCCGTGCGGCTCGACTCCGGTGACCTGGCGGCACTGGCCCGGGAGTCGCGCGCGATCCTGGACGAGGCCGGACTGCGACAGGCCAAGATCGTTGCCAGCGGCAGCCTCGACGAGGACCTGATCGCGGCGCTGGTCGCCCAGGGCGCACCGATCGACGGGTACGGCGTGGGCACGAAGATGGGCGTCTCCTACGACGCGCCGTCCCTGGACAGCGCCTACAAACTGGTCGCCTACGGCGACCGGCCGGTGCTGAAGCTGTCGCCCGGCAAGGCCACCCTCCCCGGTCCCAAGCAGGTCTTCCGAGCTCCCGCCGGTGCCGGCGGGGATCTCGTCGGATTGCGCGACGAGTCGCCGCCGGCGGAGCGCGAGCGGTTGCTGGTGCCGGTCATGCGCGGTGGCCGGCGCAAGGAGAGTGCCGATCCGGCCGGCGAGGTGCGGGCGGCGCGGGACCGGTTCGACGCCGACCTCGCCTGGTTGCCGGAGGCGGCCCGGCGGCTGGCCGATCCGACGCCGGTCGCTGTCACGGTCACCCCGTCCCTGTCGGCGCTGCATGACCGGGTGAAGGGGCAACTGGGCGGCGGTGCGGGCTACTGA
- a CDS encoding D-alanyl-D-alanine carboxypeptidase family protein, whose protein sequence is MLDAPTQVIPAVAAPPPRRRRARRPRLLICALLALLLAGAGLVAIAPLLRPLPAPTVTRTLAVSRTIPGKVPAMPWPKTGQAALSVVGVGSLGRSGGSHPVPIASVTKVMTAYVILTEHPLRRGEPGPDLTVSAEQAAAYPAEQARGESLIPVVTGAVFTERQALQAVLLPSANNMARILAAWDAGSIEAFIAKMNDTAAALGMTNTHYTDPSGYDPGTVSTAVDQVILARKAMKLPAFAEIVAQKKATLPVAGTVENYNSLVGRDGVVGIKTGSTDEAGGCLVFAAVVKVGGRSITIVGAVLGQPGANTPVQLDRVFRVTRPLVRAAAAAIAVHPIVRAGDQVATVRGPLGAGTTITAARDLTVVGWPGMRVRLDADLPAVPARLPAGAEHGRLSAVAGDGAPVATPLRTGVGLVPPSAWDRIRQHR, encoded by the coding sequence ATGCTCGACGCGCCGACCCAGGTGATCCCGGCGGTCGCCGCACCACCACCGCGGCGGCGTCGGGCGCGCCGCCCGCGGCTGCTGATCTGCGCGCTGCTGGCCCTGTTGCTGGCCGGAGCGGGGCTGGTCGCGATCGCGCCGCTGCTTCGCCCGCTGCCCGCGCCGACCGTCACCCGGACCCTGGCGGTGTCGAGGACCATTCCCGGCAAGGTCCCGGCGATGCCGTGGCCGAAGACGGGGCAGGCCGCCCTCTCGGTCGTGGGGGTGGGCTCGCTGGGCCGGTCGGGCGGGAGCCACCCGGTGCCCATCGCGAGCGTGACCAAGGTGATGACCGCGTACGTCATCCTGACCGAGCACCCCCTGCGCCGGGGCGAGCCGGGACCGGACCTCACCGTCAGCGCGGAGCAGGCCGCCGCGTACCCGGCGGAGCAGGCGCGTGGCGAGTCGCTGATCCCGGTCGTCACGGGCGCGGTCTTCACCGAGCGCCAGGCGCTCCAGGCGGTGCTGCTGCCGTCGGCGAACAACATGGCGCGGATCCTCGCCGCCTGGGACGCCGGCAGCATCGAGGCATTCATCGCCAAGATGAACGACACCGCCGCCGCGCTCGGTATGACCAACACCCATTACACCGATCCGTCCGGGTACGACCCGGGCACCGTCAGCACCGCCGTCGATCAGGTGATACTGGCCCGCAAGGCGATGAAACTGCCGGCGTTCGCGGAGATCGTGGCGCAGAAGAAGGCCACTCTGCCGGTCGCCGGCACGGTGGAGAACTACAACTCCCTGGTCGGCCGGGACGGCGTCGTGGGAATCAAGACCGGGTCCACCGACGAGGCCGGCGGCTGCCTCGTCTTCGCCGCCGTCGTCAAGGTGGGTGGCCGGAGCATCACCATCGTGGGCGCTGTCCTGGGGCAGCCCGGCGCCAACACCCCGGTGCAGCTGGACCGGGTGTTCCGGGTGACCCGTCCGCTGGTCCGCGCCGCCGCCGCGGCGATCGCGGTGCACCCGATCGTCCGGGCCGGCGATCAGGTGGCCACCGTGCGGGGGCCGCTCGGCGCCGGCACCACGATCACGGCGGCGCGGGACCTGACCGTGGTGGGCTGGCCCGGCATGCGGGTACGGCTGGACGCGGACCTCCCGGCCGTGCCCGCCCGGCTGCCGGCCGGGGCCGAACACGGCCGGCTCAGCGCTGTCGCCGGTGACGGCGCCCCGGTCGCCACCCCGCTCCGCACCGGGGTGGGGCTGGTGCCCCCGAGCGCCTGGGACCGCATCCGGCAGCACCGCTGA